One part of the Gossypium raimondii isolate GPD5lz chromosome 1, ASM2569854v1, whole genome shotgun sequence genome encodes these proteins:
- the LOC105773035 gene encoding protein RADIALIS-like 2, which produces MSSNSMSASWTAKQNKDFERALAVYDKDTPDRWYNVAKAVGGKTVEEVKKHYELLLEDVRHIESGRVPFPDYWTVTGNRQA; this is translated from the exons atgtcatcGAATTCAATGTCTGCTTCATGGACAGCCAAGCAAAACAAAGATTTCGAAAGGGCTTTAGCTGTTTACGACAAGGACACACCAGATCGTTGGTACAATGTTGCTAAAGCTGTGGGAGGGAAAACTGTTGAGGAAGTGAAGAAGCACTATGAGCTTCTTCTTGAAGATGTTAGACACATCGAGTCGGGTCGGGTTCCTTTCCCCGACTATTGGACCGTTACCGGGAATCGTCAAG CATGA